A region of Pirellulaceae bacterium DNA encodes the following proteins:
- a CDS encoding ThuA domain-containing protein, which translates to MIRRIVPFTVALAMLLASTANANSPIKVLILDGQNNHNWKATTPMLKRAFADGEGFSVDVATSPPNGADMSKFSPTFSDYDVVVSNYNGDAWSKSTQKALIDYVKDGGGLVIVHAADNSFPKWKEYNEMIGLGGWGGRTEKSGPYVYFQEGRFVRDVSKGNGGSHGPQHAFQVIVRDANHPITDGMPPAWMHAKDELYDSLRGPAENMRVLATAYSAKSGRHEPMMMTIQYGDGRIFHTPMGHSDLSMKCAGFVNTLQRGTQWAANENVNSPIDDDFPKQDTVSIRDY; encoded by the coding sequence ATGATCCGACGAATCGTTCCGTTTACCGTGGCCTTAGCGATGCTGTTGGCAAGCACGGCCAATGCCAACAGCCCCATTAAAGTGCTGATCTTGGATGGGCAAAACAATCACAATTGGAAGGCAACAACCCCCATGCTGAAAAGGGCCTTTGCGGATGGCGAAGGGTTTTCAGTTGACGTTGCCACCTCACCGCCCAACGGAGCGGACATGAGTAAGTTTTCGCCAACGTTTTCGGACTATGACGTGGTTGTTTCCAACTACAACGGCGACGCTTGGTCAAAAAGCACGCAAAAAGCACTCATCGATTACGTCAAAGACGGTGGCGGACTCGTGATCGTCCATGCGGCTGATAACTCCTTCCCAAAATGGAAAGAGTACAACGAGATGATCGGACTTGGCGGTTGGGGAGGCCGAACGGAAAAATCAGGACCCTACGTCTATTTCCAAGAAGGGCGATTTGTAAGAGATGTCAGTAAAGGCAACGGTGGCAGCCATGGCCCGCAACATGCGTTCCAAGTCATTGTCCGCGATGCCAACCATCCAATTACCGATGGTATGCCGCCAGCATGGATGCATGCCAAAGACGAACTGTACGATTCGCTACGAGGGCCAGCTGAAAACATGCGGGTTCTTGCCACCGCCTATTCGGCAAAGTCGGGAAGGCATGAACCCATGATGATGACCATCCAGTATGGTGATGGCCGCATCTTCCACACTCCCATGGGGCATTCTGACTTATCAATGAAGTGCGCCGGTTTTGTGAACACGCTCCAGCGGGGAACTCAGTGGGCTGCCAACGAAAATGTCAATTCTCCAATCGATGACGACTTCCCGAAACAAGATACAGTATCAATCCGAGACTATTAA
- a CDS encoding DUF1501 domain-containing protein, with translation MNDHSLFPPMSTRRSMLKIGGQGLLGLTLPRLLQSGTIAHHPPRAKSVIFLFQWGGPSQLDTFDMKPNAPEGIRSPYRTISSSVPGQPICELLPRLAKRMDKVTLIRTMTHKMKNHASAGYYAITGHAPPSDDQRLRDSLKLFPAYGSIVDRLAASEDGVPSFVSYPHVIRDGSIVPGQHASFLGKAHDPLFFKQDPNDQNFRLPELSLPADLSIDRLQRRRELQRLIDQQTRYLDQAAPAVGFDQYYERALSMLTTDRVRRAFDLSSESERLKDAYGRTTYGQGCLLARRLVEAGVKFVTVYFSATIGGRRIGSGGWDTHGFDNSRMYKIVNKYQLPMTDLTLPTLLDDLDNRGLLDETLVVWMGEFGRTPKINKNESRDHWPQCYTALLAGGGVKRGFAFGDSDRYAMYPANDPVRPDDLAATMFYLLGIDPKTEVFDRANRPLPIASGETIREILA, from the coding sequence ATGAATGACCATTCACTATTTCCACCCATGAGCACGCGTCGCAGCATGCTAAAGATCGGCGGACAGGGTTTACTGGGCCTGACCTTACCTCGCCTATTACAAAGTGGGACGATCGCACACCATCCACCTCGAGCCAAATCGGTGATCTTTCTTTTTCAGTGGGGCGGCCCAAGTCAGCTCGATACGTTTGATATGAAACCCAATGCGCCCGAAGGTATTCGCAGTCCCTATCGAACGATTTCCAGCAGCGTTCCCGGGCAACCGATTTGCGAACTCTTGCCGAGGTTGGCTAAGCGGATGGACAAAGTCACGCTAATCCGAACCATGACGCACAAGATGAAAAACCATGCTTCGGCCGGCTACTACGCAATCACCGGACATGCGCCTCCGTCAGACGACCAACGACTCCGCGATTCTCTCAAACTTTTCCCAGCGTATGGCAGCATCGTAGATCGACTTGCCGCCTCAGAAGACGGTGTCCCTTCGTTTGTCTCTTACCCACACGTCATTCGCGATGGGTCGATCGTTCCTGGTCAGCACGCTAGTTTTCTGGGAAAGGCACACGATCCGCTCTTTTTCAAGCAGGACCCGAACGACCAAAACTTTCGTCTACCCGAGCTAAGCTTGCCTGCCGATCTTTCCATCGATCGACTCCAGCGACGTCGTGAGTTGCAACGTTTAATCGACCAGCAGACTCGTTATCTCGATCAGGCCGCACCGGCAGTTGGCTTTGATCAATATTACGAACGCGCACTCTCGATGCTGACCACCGATCGTGTGCGGCGGGCCTTCGATTTGTCGAGTGAATCGGAAAGGCTAAAAGATGCCTACGGTCGCACAACCTATGGACAAGGCTGTTTGCTGGCACGGCGATTGGTAGAAGCCGGCGTCAAGTTCGTTACGGTGTATTTCTCTGCAACAATCGGCGGACGACGCATTGGGTCTGGCGGTTGGGACACTCACGGCTTTGACAATTCAAGAATGTACAAGATCGTCAATAAATACCAGCTACCGATGACCGATCTGACCCTACCAACTTTACTAGACGACCTTGACAATCGAGGACTTCTTGATGAAACGCTCGTGGTCTGGATGGGTGAATTCGGTCGGACCCCAAAAATTAATAAAAATGAAAGTCGAGACCACTGGCCGCAGTGCTATACGGCTCTTTTAGCAGGAGGAGGAGTCAAACGAGGCTTTGCTTTTGGTGATTCGGATCGCTACGCCATGTATCCAGCCAATGATCCCGTTCGCCCCGACGACTTGGCAGCAACCATGTTTTATCTGCTTGGCATCGACCCAAAAACCGAAGTGTTTGATCGAGCGAATCGGCCGCTGCCGATTGCCAGCGGAGAAACCATCCGAGAAATACTGGCTTGA
- a CDS encoding DUF1549 and DUF1553 domain-containing protein produces the protein MQYAAKIRIPIHCYFAAIYCWCAIATAGPLCAAEVLFERDVMAVLSKAGCNQGICHGNLNGKGGLHLSLRGQSPDDDYLALTHEFSGRRINRVAPAKSLMLLKATAQVPHQGGQRFKLDSPEYQTLLNWIQAGLPVPTTTSPTLLRLEVTPMRKFIFAPAHAIQLNVQAVFSDGVIIDVTRMATYESSSLDTTISAAGNVQQSSHGETTIAVRYLNQQQSVRLAFLPNQHDFKSTAPDPINFIDEHVFKKLEELQINLGERVSDHIFLRRVYFDLLGIPPTAEQSQAFAQNQNPQKRNLLIDQLLIRPEFADQWALKWSDLLRNEEKVMDQHGVQVFHNWIRQCFADGLPLDQFASQLIASTGSTYDNPPANYYRPLRDPLTRGETTARLFLGVRLECAKCHNHPFDRWTQDDYYSWASVFARVDYELVENKRRDKLDKNEFNGEQRIITNPTGEVTNAKTGEAAEPRFLGVSQIALDTTQNRCEQLSSWLTDPSNDAFSKAQVNRIWYHLMGRGLVNPVDDFRITNPASHPGLLNTLAADFTRHEYDIRHLLRTILNSHTYQVSSSGGLMSELAEHNYARMSVRRLTAEQLLDAQCQALQTASNFNGYDAGTRAGQLPGVQRVRLREKTPSNDDRFLTVFGKPARIMACECERSSETTLSQAFLLISGDGLNLRLTHSTYLQQLANSDMGDASLVERLYWATLSRSPTSEESQQCISQLTHAANRTLATQDLAWALLNSKEFMFRQ, from the coding sequence ATGCAGTACGCCGCAAAGATTCGAATACCGATCCATTGCTACTTCGCCGCAATCTATTGTTGGTGCGCAATTGCGACTGCAGGCCCTCTCTGCGCAGCCGAAGTCCTATTTGAGCGCGACGTGATGGCGGTGCTTTCCAAAGCAGGCTGTAACCAGGGCATCTGCCACGGCAATTTGAATGGTAAAGGCGGACTCCATTTATCACTTCGAGGACAAAGTCCCGACGACGATTATCTTGCTTTAACCCACGAATTCTCTGGTCGTCGAATCAATCGTGTTGCCCCCGCCAAAAGCTTAATGCTGCTCAAGGCCACAGCACAAGTTCCACATCAAGGCGGACAACGATTCAAGCTAGACAGCCCGGAATACCAAACCTTGCTCAATTGGATTCAAGCAGGCCTACCTGTGCCCACTACGACATCCCCGACGCTACTCCGATTAGAAGTCACCCCCATGCGAAAATTCATTTTCGCACCTGCCCATGCGATTCAGCTTAACGTCCAAGCCGTTTTTTCGGACGGCGTCATCATCGATGTCACGCGCATGGCAACCTATGAATCTTCCAGTCTCGACACCACGATTTCAGCCGCCGGAAATGTCCAGCAATCATCGCACGGTGAAACCACAATTGCTGTTCGGTACCTCAATCAACAACAATCAGTCCGGCTTGCGTTCTTACCCAATCAACACGATTTCAAATCTACCGCTCCCGATCCGATTAATTTCATCGACGAGCACGTTTTCAAGAAACTTGAAGAATTGCAAATCAATTTAGGCGAGCGGGTGAGCGATCATATTTTTCTCCGCCGTGTCTATTTCGACTTACTAGGAATTCCACCGACAGCCGAACAGTCACAGGCTTTCGCCCAGAATCAAAATCCGCAGAAGCGAAATCTGTTGATCGACCAATTGTTGATTCGCCCCGAGTTTGCCGATCAATGGGCCTTGAAATGGTCCGATCTCTTACGTAACGAAGAAAAGGTGATGGATCAGCATGGCGTCCAAGTTTTCCACAATTGGATTCGCCAGTGTTTCGCTGATGGATTACCCCTCGATCAATTCGCGAGCCAGTTGATTGCCTCAACAGGTAGCACCTACGACAACCCTCCAGCGAATTACTACCGACCATTACGTGACCCACTGACTCGTGGAGAAACAACCGCAAGATTGTTCCTGGGCGTACGACTCGAATGTGCAAAGTGCCATAACCATCCATTTGATCGATGGACACAGGACGATTACTATTCGTGGGCAAGCGTTTTTGCTCGGGTCGACTACGAACTGGTTGAAAACAAACGAAGAGACAAACTCGATAAAAACGAGTTCAATGGCGAGCAACGCATCATCACAAATCCCACGGGGGAAGTCACCAACGCAAAGACGGGAGAGGCCGCCGAACCTCGCTTTCTTGGTGTTTCTCAAATCGCGCTCGACACGACTCAAAACAGATGTGAGCAACTCAGTTCATGGCTGACCGACCCAAGCAATGACGCGTTTTCCAAAGCCCAAGTGAATCGAATCTGGTACCACCTGATGGGGCGTGGCCTCGTCAACCCGGTCGACGACTTTCGCATTACCAACCCAGCCAGTCATCCCGGATTACTCAACACCCTGGCTGCCGACTTCACTCGGCACGAATACGACATTCGCCACTTGCTCCGCACGATCCTGAATTCACACACCTATCAGGTTTCGTCAAGCGGAGGCTTAATGTCTGAACTGGCCGAGCACAACTATGCTCGCATGTCGGTGCGGCGTTTGACGGCCGAACAACTCCTGGATGCTCAGTGCCAAGCTTTACAGACGGCGAGCAACTTTAATGGGTATGATGCTGGCACGCGAGCCGGGCAACTGCCAGGCGTTCAACGAGTTCGATTGCGAGAAAAAACACCTTCGAACGATGACCGTTTTCTCACGGTCTTCGGCAAACCCGCCAGAATCATGGCTTGCGAATGTGAACGCTCATCAGAGACGACCTTGTCTCAAGCCTTTCTCCTGATCAGCGGCGACGGCCTCAATCTACGTTTGACTCATTCCACCTACTTGCAGCAACTCGCAAACTCAGACATGGGTGACGCATCCCTTGTTGAGCGACTTTACTGGGCCACGCTCTCGCGCTCGCCAACAAGTGAAGAATCACAACAATGCATTTCCCAATTGACCCACGCCGCGAATCGAACTCTGGCAACTCAAGACCTTGCCTGGGCGCTGCTCAATTCAAAAGAGTTCATGTTTCGTCAGTGA
- a CDS encoding secondary thiamine-phosphate synthase enzyme YjbQ: MVFQERFRIATSGHRHMQDITGQVAAIVARSTVQAGTAHVFNVGSTGAIGTIEFEPGLERDLPEILDQLIPPSPTYGHEQAWHDGNGHSHLQASWLGPSINIPISDKRLVLGTWQQVFHLECDVKPRDREIVVTVMGD; encoded by the coding sequence ATGGTCTTTCAAGAACGATTCCGCATCGCGACCAGTGGTCACCGGCACATGCAAGACATCACCGGCCAAGTGGCCGCCATTGTGGCTCGCAGTACGGTGCAGGCAGGCACAGCCCACGTCTTTAACGTTGGCAGTACAGGAGCGATCGGGACGATTGAATTCGAACCGGGGCTGGAGCGAGATCTACCAGAAATCTTGGATCAGCTGATTCCCCCTTCGCCAACCTATGGACACGAACAGGCCTGGCATGACGGCAATGGACATTCCCATTTGCAAGCGTCCTGGCTCGGTCCTTCGATCAACATCCCCATCAGCGACAAACGTCTAGTACTTGGTACATGGCAGCAGGTTTTCCATCTGGAATGTGACGTCAAACCGCGAGATCGCGAAATTGTCGTGACCGTAATGGGCGACTGA
- a CDS encoding DUF1501 domain-containing protein, translating to MLNILGNASRRSAFCDGVSRRGFLKIGGMVMGGMSLPQLLRAEAKAGIQRSHKAVIMIFLPGGPPHQDMWDIKTEAPSEIRGPLQPISTSVSGIQICELFPKIAQRMDRFVPIRSIVGASGRHAAFQCMTGRRETPSPSGGWPSVGSTLSQLQGPVDPNVPPYVSLCYKTSHVPWGDPGRPGFLGVPNAPFRPMADGKEDMILNGITLERLQDRKGLLHAFDRLRRDIDHAGMVRGLDAFQHQALDVLTSSKLIEALDISREDKSVAERYGTGDPKPRADGAPKMVENFLIARRLVEAGARCVTLNFSRWDWHGGNFTRAKQDMPMLDGAVTALVDDLHERGLDQDVSVVVWGEFGRTPKINNNAGRDHWPNVSCALLAGGGMKTGQVIGATDRIGGEAVDRPVTFQEVIATLYHNLGINLDATTVNDLTGRPRYLVDSDAAPIAELI from the coding sequence ATGTTGAATATCTTGGGAAATGCTAGTCGCCGATCTGCTTTTTGTGATGGTGTTTCAAGAAGAGGATTCTTGAAGATCGGTGGCATGGTGATGGGCGGCATGTCACTGCCACAGTTGTTGCGGGCCGAAGCCAAGGCCGGCATTCAACGATCTCATAAAGCCGTAATCATGATATTCTTGCCGGGCGGACCTCCCCATCAAGATATGTGGGATATCAAGACCGAGGCGCCTTCGGAAATCCGCGGACCTCTGCAGCCCATTTCGACCAGCGTATCAGGAATTCAAATTTGCGAACTGTTTCCAAAGATCGCTCAGCGCATGGATCGCTTCGTGCCGATTCGTTCGATTGTTGGTGCGTCGGGACGGCATGCAGCATTCCAATGCATGACCGGTCGCCGTGAAACACCTTCCCCCAGCGGTGGATGGCCGTCGGTGGGTTCTACGCTTTCACAACTTCAAGGCCCCGTGGATCCGAACGTTCCCCCTTACGTAAGTCTTTGCTACAAGACGAGTCACGTTCCTTGGGGAGATCCGGGGCGACCTGGATTTTTAGGAGTGCCAAACGCCCCCTTCCGACCGATGGCAGACGGCAAAGAAGACATGATCTTAAATGGGATCACGCTAGAGCGTCTGCAAGATCGCAAAGGGCTGTTACACGCCTTCGACCGACTGCGACGAGACATCGACCATGCTGGAATGGTACGCGGCTTGGATGCGTTCCAGCATCAGGCACTCGATGTCCTGACTTCGTCAAAACTGATTGAAGCCTTGGATATTTCTCGTGAAGATAAATCGGTCGCCGAGCGCTACGGCACAGGCGATCCAAAACCACGGGCGGATGGCGCGCCGAAGATGGTCGAGAACTTCCTGATCGCCCGACGCTTAGTCGAAGCGGGCGCACGCTGCGTCACGTTGAATTTCAGTCGCTGGGATTGGCATGGTGGAAATTTCACGCGAGCCAAGCAGGACATGCCGATGTTGGATGGAGCCGTCACAGCACTGGTGGACGACCTGCACGAACGCGGTTTGGACCAAGATGTCTCGGTGGTTGTTTGGGGTGAATTTGGACGCACACCGAAGATCAATAACAATGCAGGACGAGACCATTGGCCCAACGTTTCCTGTGCCTTGTTGGCTGGCGGTGGTATGAAGACGGGACAAGTCATCGGTGCGACAGATCGTATTGGTGGCGAAGCCGTAGATCGCCCCGTCACTTTCCAAGAGGTCATTGCGACGTTATACCACAACCTGGGAATTAATTTGGATGCCACCACCGTGAATGATCTCACCGGACGTCCGCGTTATCTCGTGGACTCGGATGCAGCTCCGATTGCCGAATTGATTTGA
- a CDS encoding phosphoglycerate kinase: MAKKTIADVDVDGQSVLMRVDFNVPLDEQGKITDDRRIRMALSSINSVLERGGSVILMSHLGRPKGEPKSEFSLKPVAERLGELMDAKVVFATDTVGEDASVKAKSLQSGEVLLLENVRFNSGEKSGDAAFSQALAEMADIYCNNAFGTCHRKDASMYAVPVAMGDKPKVVGFLVAREIQYLSDVIANPERPFVAILGGAKVSDKIKVIENLLSVCDKILIGGAMAYTFSLARGGSVGKSLVEPDKVELASSLIAQGGDKLVLPVDTHCGDDFSASCNKLVVAAGEIPDGFEGLDIGPKTAEIYQEIVKLAKTVVWNGPMGVFEMPPFDAGTKAVAEAIADGDSTSIIGGGDSAAAIQQLGFAERVTHVSTGGGASLEMLEGKPFAAVDILDEA, translated from the coding sequence ATGGCTAAGAAGACAATTGCCGACGTCGATGTTGACGGTCAGAGTGTGTTGATGCGAGTCGACTTCAATGTGCCGCTGGATGAGCAAGGAAAGATCACCGATGACCGGCGAATTCGCATGGCGTTGTCTTCGATCAATTCTGTGTTGGAGCGTGGTGGCAGTGTGATTTTGATGAGTCATTTGGGGCGACCGAAAGGTGAGCCAAAGTCTGAATTCAGCTTAAAGCCCGTGGCGGAACGCCTTGGCGAGTTGATGGATGCAAAAGTGGTTTTCGCGACGGATACGGTAGGGGAAGACGCATCAGTCAAAGCAAAGTCGTTACAATCCGGCGAGGTTTTGTTATTGGAAAACGTGCGTTTTAACTCGGGTGAGAAGAGTGGTGACGCAGCCTTTTCACAAGCCTTGGCCGAGATGGCCGACATCTATTGCAACAACGCCTTTGGTACTTGCCATCGCAAAGACGCGTCGATGTACGCTGTGCCGGTTGCGATGGGCGACAAACCGAAAGTTGTCGGTTTCTTGGTTGCTCGAGAAATCCAGTATCTCAGCGATGTGATTGCGAATCCTGAACGACCTTTTGTTGCTATCTTGGGTGGAGCAAAGGTATCGGACAAGATCAAGGTTATCGAAAATCTGTTGAGTGTTTGCGATAAGATCTTGATCGGTGGTGCTATGGCATACACCTTCTCGCTTGCTCGCGGTGGCTCGGTTGGCAAGAGTCTTGTGGAACCCGACAAAGTCGAGTTGGCAAGTTCCTTGATTGCGCAGGGGGGCGACAAACTTGTTTTGCCAGTTGACACTCATTGCGGAGATGATTTCTCCGCGAGTTGCAACAAGCTAGTTGTTGCGGCAGGTGAAATTCCGGATGGTTTTGAAGGATTAGACATCGGTCCGAAGACAGCCGAAATCTATCAAGAAATCGTCAAGTTAGCCAAGACCGTTGTCTGGAATGGTCCGATGGGCGTTTTTGAAATGCCTCCTTTTGACGCAGGGACGAAGGCTGTTGCGGAAGCGATTGCTGACGGCGACTCCACCAGTATCATTGGTGGTGGCGATAGTGCGGCTGCGATCCAGCAATTAGGATTTGCCGAGCGAGTAACGCATGTGAGCACTGGCGGCGGAGCCAGCCTCGAGATGTTAGAGGGGAAACCATTTGCCGCGGTGGATATTCTGGACGAAGCGTAA
- a CDS encoding TrmH family RNA methyltransferase: MSNYERITSPQNSRLKNVIRLRQRRGRERQQRILIDGLREIDRAIRAGVELHELFVAETFWDSEAGSLLETVSTQTQVLLLPEQLLGRIGYGERNEGLVAVATAPSRTLEQLDLPALPLIAVLEGVEKPGNVGAVVRSADAAGLDAVVVVDGVTDLFNPNAIRASLGTLFSMPVCATSSQELIAWLEHSKLRVVVARVDGAELYDECEYRGGTAIVLGSEANGVSQRWKAEDFKGIKLPMEGVADSLNVSATAAVIFYEAKRQRRLTVSRGSVVE; encoded by the coding sequence GTGTCCAACTACGAGCGAATTACAAGTCCGCAGAATTCCAGGTTGAAGAATGTAATTCGTTTGCGCCAACGAAGGGGCCGAGAGCGACAACAGCGAATCCTGATTGATGGATTACGGGAAATTGATCGTGCGATTCGTGCTGGAGTTGAGCTTCACGAGTTGTTTGTCGCTGAAACGTTTTGGGATTCAGAGGCTGGATCGTTATTGGAGACAGTTTCAACCCAGACTCAGGTCCTATTGCTCCCGGAGCAATTGCTCGGACGCATCGGGTACGGTGAGCGTAACGAGGGTCTGGTGGCGGTCGCCACAGCCCCCTCCAGGACATTGGAGCAGCTTGATCTGCCGGCTCTTCCGTTGATCGCGGTGCTGGAGGGCGTGGAGAAACCAGGGAATGTGGGAGCCGTCGTGCGTAGCGCCGATGCGGCAGGCCTTGATGCAGTGGTCGTCGTTGATGGGGTGACCGACCTGTTTAACCCCAACGCGATTCGCGCTAGTTTGGGGACGCTCTTTTCCATGCCCGTCTGTGCGACCAGCAGTCAGGAGTTGATTGCCTGGTTGGAGCACTCGAAGCTTCGAGTGGTTGTTGCCCGAGTGGACGGTGCTGAGTTGTACGATGAATGCGAATACCGCGGTGGAACGGCCATTGTGCTCGGCAGCGAAGCGAACGGAGTCAGCCAGCGTTGGAAAGCTGAGGATTTCAAGGGTATCAAGCTGCCGATGGAAGGTGTGGCAGATAGCTTGAACGTGTCGGCGACGGCAGCTGTGATTTTTTACGAAGCCAAGCGCCAACGTCGATTAACCGTCTCGAGAGGGTCGGTTGTCGAGTGA
- the folD gene encoding bifunctional methylenetetrahydrofolate dehydrogenase/methenyltetrahydrofolate cyclohydrolase FolD produces the protein MSAQLLDGKSIANQIKLELADEVVEFIENNDVVPKLAAVLVGQDPASQVYVRNKQKACERVGIESQMHRLSQETTQDELLQLVDKLNKAADVHGILIQLPLPDQIDASVVLDAISPWKDVDAFHPENVGRIAQGRPRFLPCTPHGVQQILHRSEIPICGKHIVIVGRSDIVGKPLAMMLVQRNSTLGSDGANATVTICHSRTSDLAQVTRQADVLVAAVGQPKLITAKMVKPGAAVIDVGINRTDEGLVGDVDFEAVSEVAGHLTPVPGGVGPLTVAMLLRNTLTAAELQIV, from the coding sequence GTGAGTGCCCAACTACTGGACGGAAAATCCATCGCTAATCAGATCAAACTTGAACTGGCTGATGAGGTCGTGGAGTTCATTGAAAACAACGACGTCGTTCCCAAGCTTGCCGCAGTCCTTGTCGGACAGGACCCGGCGAGTCAAGTCTACGTGCGCAACAAACAAAAAGCCTGTGAACGAGTCGGTATCGAAAGCCAAATGCACCGACTTTCGCAAGAAACGACCCAAGATGAATTATTACAACTTGTCGACAAACTGAACAAGGCAGCCGACGTCCATGGCATTCTGATTCAACTGCCACTGCCCGACCAAATCGATGCCTCGGTTGTTCTCGATGCAATTAGCCCCTGGAAAGACGTCGATGCCTTTCACCCAGAAAACGTTGGGCGCATCGCCCAAGGGCGACCTCGCTTCTTGCCCTGTACACCTCATGGTGTGCAACAGATCTTACACCGTAGTGAAATCCCTATTTGCGGCAAACACATCGTGATCGTTGGGCGAAGCGACATTGTCGGTAAGCCGCTGGCAATGATGCTGGTGCAACGCAACTCAACACTCGGTAGCGACGGTGCCAACGCTACGGTAACGATCTGTCATAGTCGCACATCCGATCTGGCCCAAGTAACACGGCAGGCGGATGTCCTGGTGGCTGCCGTGGGGCAGCCGAAACTGATCACTGCGAAGATGGTAAAACCCGGAGCCGCCGTGATTGATGTCGGCATCAACCGAACGGACGAAGGACTCGTTGGCGACGTGGATTTCGAAGCCGTTAGCGAAGTGGCCGGACACCTGACACCGGTACCCGGAGGCGTCGGCCCACTCACCGTGGCCATGCTGTTACGAAACACGCTGACCGCTGCCGAACTACAAATCGTCTAA
- a CDS encoding phosphatidylglycerophosphatase A gives MTNTPPPESESDRPKKKSLLLWIATGLGFGFSPFAPGTVGTLWGIPLAWGINHIPFVPVQITIIVLLILVGIPMCTRAAAELKMKDPGPVVWDEIVTVPITFFLIPIELMSRPSVLIVGFVLHRLFDISKAPPARQIEQLPGGTGIMLDDVVAGFYSCLSLHLLTRFVLGG, from the coding sequence ATGACCAACACGCCGCCCCCTGAGTCGGAGAGCGACCGTCCCAAGAAGAAAAGTCTCCTGCTCTGGATTGCCACAGGACTTGGCTTCGGTTTCTCACCTTTCGCTCCCGGAACGGTCGGGACCCTCTGGGGAATTCCGCTGGCATGGGGGATCAATCACATCCCGTTTGTGCCTGTGCAAATTACCATCATCGTACTCCTGATCTTGGTGGGAATTCCGATGTGTACTCGCGCCGCCGCAGAATTGAAGATGAAGGATCCAGGGCCCGTAGTTTGGGATGAAATCGTTACCGTACCGATCACGTTTTTCCTGATTCCCATCGAACTTATGTCTCGTCCCAGTGTGCTAATCGTTGGCTTCGTCTTGCATCGTCTCTTCGATATCTCCAAGGCACCGCCTGCCCGGCAAATCGAACAACTACCGGGTGGCACCGGAATTATGCTTGACGATGTGGTGGCAGGATTCTACTCCTGTCTGTCACTGCACCTCCTGACGCGCTTTGTCCTGGGAGGGTGA
- a CDS encoding 4a-hydroxytetrahydrobiopterin dehydratase, with product MEIQAAEQLIGKKCKPCEGGVEPCTLPAAEQQLAILDGWYLTEGGQRIRKDWTVQNFMAGLDFFNRVAEIAEDDGHHPDLHLVGYKNVSIELWTHAIGGLSENDFILAAKIDKVAPK from the coding sequence GCGGAACAATTAATCGGTAAAAAATGCAAGCCGTGTGAAGGCGGTGTCGAACCTTGCACTCTGCCGGCGGCAGAACAGCAACTGGCCATCCTAGATGGCTGGTACCTGACCGAAGGCGGACAACGAATCCGCAAAGATTGGACCGTCCAAAACTTCATGGCAGGACTAGACTTTTTCAACCGGGTGGCCGAAATTGCCGAGGACGATGGTCACCACCCCGACCTCCACCTTGTTGGATACAAAAACGTCTCAATCGAGCTTTGGACGCACGCCATCGGTGGACTCAGCGAAAACGACTTTATTCTCGCGGCGAAGATTGACAAAGTAGCGCCGAAGTAA